A stretch of [Clostridium] scindens DNA encodes these proteins:
- a CDS encoding RNA-binding S4 domain-containing protein — protein MRLDKFLKVSRLIKRRTVANEACDAGRVTVNGSVAKASVKVKPGDIIEIQFGTKTVKVEVLDIQETTKKEEAKDLFKYL, from the coding sequence ATGAGACTGGACAAGTTTTTAAAGGTTTCCCGCCTGATCAAGAGGAGGACCGTGGCAAACGAGGCCTGCGATGCAGGAAGAGTGACGGTCAATGGAAGCGTGGCAAAGGCCTCCGTGAAGGTAAAGCCAGGAGATATCATTGAGATTCAATTTGGAACGAAGACGGTGAAGGTGGAAGTGCTGGATATACAAGAGACTACAAAAAAGGAAGAAGCCAAAGATCTATTCAAATATTTGTAA
- a CDS encoding FtsB family cell division protein produces the protein MNGIKQKSRRRRQKKRIQRHKRSVLAVSAVILLLVVVVSASSMTLRARDKSYQAQEMELKEQIKEETARKAEIKDLEKYVGTDEYVEDVAKDKLGLVHENEIIFKAK, from the coding sequence ATGAATGGAATTAAACAAAAGAGCCGTAGAAGGCGGCAGAAAAAACGCATACAGCGACATAAGAGAAGCGTGCTGGCGGTCAGCGCCGTAATTCTTCTGCTGGTAGTGGTAGTATCCGCGAGCAGCATGACGCTCCGCGCAAGAGATAAGTCCTATCAGGCACAGGAGATGGAGCTGAAGGAGCAGATAAAGGAAGAGACGGCACGCAAAGCAGAGATCAAGGATCTTGAGAAGTACGTGGGAACAGATGAATATGTAGAAGATGTTGCCAAAGACAAACTAGGTCTGGTACATGAGAATGAGATTATATTTAAGGCAAAATAA
- the yabQ gene encoding spore cortex biosynthesis protein YabQ, whose protein sequence is MPGLKEELMVFVMAVISGAIVRLAYRCIACFRNIIRHNLAAIGIEDLIFWIGSAIYIFVQIYHTSDGSIRWHFVLGVVLGAVLMTVFLRQLEKVYKKIYTRKKKDFPQKS, encoded by the coding sequence ATGCCAGGACTGAAAGAAGAATTAATGGTGTTTGTGATGGCGGTGATATCCGGCGCCATCGTGCGGCTGGCCTACCGCTGTATCGCCTGCTTCCGGAATATCATAAGGCATAATCTCGCAGCCATAGGGATAGAAGACCTTATTTTCTGGATCGGCTCTGCCATCTATATCTTTGTGCAGATTTACCATACAAGTGATGGTAGTATAAGGTGGCATTTTGTACTAGGTGTTGTGCTGGGGGCAGTTTTGATGACGGTTTTTTTAAGACAGTTGGAAAAAGTGTACAAAAAAATCTACACGCGTAAGAAGAAGGATTTTCCCCAAAAGTCTTGA
- the yabP gene encoding sporulation protein YabP, which yields MEERTVQKNHKLVINNRKTSLVTGVIDVLSFDLNEILLETEQGMMMVKGTDLHVNRLSLEKGEVDLSGNIDSVAYSDVQAHGKQQENIFSKLFR from the coding sequence ATGGAAGAAAGAACCGTACAAAAAAACCATAAACTGGTGATCAATAACCGGAAAACCAGCCTTGTTACAGGCGTTATAGATGTGCTGTCCTTTGACCTGAATGAGATTCTGCTGGAGACGGAGCAGGGAATGATGATGGTGAAGGGGACAGATCTGCATGTCAACCGCCTGAGTCTGGAAAAAGGGGAAGTGGACCTGTCAGGAAATATAGACAGCGTGGCATATTCGGATGTCCAGGCGCATGGCAAGCAGCAGGAGAATATATTCTCGAAATTATTCAGGTGA
- a CDS encoding HU family DNA-binding protein, producing MLYVNKRRKLSMNKTELVAAIADQAELSKKDSEKALKAFIDVVTDELKKDHKVQLVGFGTFEVSKRAAREGRNPQTGKTMKIEACKAPKFKAGKALKDAVNA from the coding sequence ATTCTATACGTAAACAAGAGGAGGAAATTATCCATGAACAAAACAGAATTAGTAGCAGCAATCGCTGACCAGGCAGAATTATCTAAAAAAGATTCTGAAAAAGCATTAAAGGCTTTTATTGATGTTGTAACAGATGAACTGAAAAAAGATCATAAGGTACAGTTAGTCGGCTTTGGCACTTTCGAAGTAAGCAAGAGAGCAGCAAGAGAAGGAAGAAATCCTCAGACAGGAAAAACCATGAAGATTGAAGCATGCAAGGCTCCAAAATTCAAAGCTGGAAAAGCATTGAAAGACGCTGTTAACGCATAA